Proteins encoded by one window of Candidatus Bathyarchaeota archaeon:
- a CDS encoding GNAT family N-acetyltransferase, translating to AYILMEEEVGRREEAEWLGRALARMENGDAVYLVAEVGARVVAGAELSRRSELPCWRHVADIVVMVKRGYRRIGIGTELVKTLIDLARERGFKLIHFPVFERNVAARRLYSKLGFREVGRIPKGFYRDGEFMDEILMAMELPGPGDQA from the coding sequence GTGCGTATATACTCATGGAGGAGGAGGTGGGTAGACGGGAGGAGGCTGAGTGGCTTGGAAGGGCCTTAGCTCGTATGGAGAACGGTGACGCCGTCTACCTGGTCGCCGAGGTCGGAGCTAGGGTAGTGGCGGGAGCCGAGCTTTCGAGGAGGAGCGAGCTTCCGTGTTGGAGACACGTAGCCGATATAGTCGTCATGGTTAAACGGGGCTACCGTAGGATAGGTATAGGAACCGAGCTTGTTAAAACCCTCATCGACCTGGCTAGGGAGCGTGGTTTCAAGCTCATACATTTCCCCGTCTTCGAGAGGAACGTCGCGGCTAGGAGGCTGTACTCGAAGCTCGGGTTTAGGGAGGTCGGTCGAATACCTAAGGGTTTCTACCGAGACGGGGAGTTCATGGACGAGATACTGATGGCTATGGAGCTACCTGGGCCTGGGGATCAGGCATAG